In a single window of the Nicotiana tomentosiformis chromosome 10, ASM39032v3, whole genome shotgun sequence genome:
- the LOC104104212 gene encoding transcription factor PRE6-like, translating into MSSRRSRSRQSSGVSRISDDQIADLVSKLQQLIPEIRNRRSDKVSASKVLQETCNYIRNLHSEVDGLSDRLSQLLESTESDSAQASIIRSLLM; encoded by the exons ATGTCAAGCAGAAGATCACGTTCCAGACAATCTTCAGGAGTTTCCAGAATAAGTGATGATCAAATCGCCGATCTCGTTTCCAAGTTACAACAACTTATTCCTGAAATCCGTAATAGGCGTTCTGACAAG GTTTCAGCTTCAAAAGTGTTGCAAGAAACTTGCAACTATATAAGGAATTTACACAGCGAAGTGGATGGGCTAAGTGATAGATTATCACAGCTTTTGGAATCAACTGAAAGTGACAGTGCTCAAGCTTCTATTATTAGAAGCTTACTTATGTGA